From Coraliomargarita sinensis:
ATGGGGCCATCCTGGGCAGTCAGGACTTCGTCCGGAGTTACGCTGGGGCCTGGCAACGGGAGAAAAAACGAAAATATCCGCCCAAACCGAATCTACTGCGCGGGGCCGACTGGCAGGATCTTGCCACGGTTCAGGGACTGAGGAAGCAGGTGTTCGGGTAAGGTGTTTCTGTGCGCAGGCCATTTGGAATCCTGTGAAGGACTTCCTCTGGCAATTATCGAAAATGAGCACTTAATAATTTCAGTGCTGATGTAAGCTGCATATCGCCTATTTACAGCGAGCAGCCCCGCGCTGTCTCACAATTCGGTCGCGCGACGAGGCCCTTGATGGGTTCGGCGGGAAAGAGCTCGGTGGCGCGGCCTCCGTCGATAAGGTGCCGGTCGCAGATCTCATCGAGGCCTTCCTTCGATTTGGCGCGCCGCATGTCGTGAAGGAATTGCCCGTCGGTATCGACGCTCAGGCCCACGAAATTGAGGAATTTCTTGAGATGGTTGATGTGGAAGCGGCCCTGCCTGTCCGGGTGGCTGGTGGCCTGGAAAAGATCTTCAACATACTGGCGAACGTCGGACATCGTCGGCTCGAAAATGGGTTCGCCGGCGAAATGTTCGCGCAACTGACGGAAGATCCACGGGTTGCGGATGCAGTGGCGGCCTATCATCAGGCCGGCGCTGCCGGTTTCGTCGAGTACGCGCTGACCTTTTGCTACCGAGGTAATGTTGCCATTCGCAAGTACGGGGCAGGGCACACGTTCCGCCGCGCGTTTGATATACTCGTAGTGCACCTCGCTGCGATAAGCCTCTTTCACGGTGCGGGCGTGCAGGCTGAGCAGGTCCACATCATGCTTCTCGATGAGCTCGAGGATCGCGTCGAAGTTTCGGTCGTCTTCGAACCCGATGCGCATTTTCACCGTAAAATTGCCCTGAACCGCGGCGCGCAGGCAGCCGAGGATCTCATCCACCTTCGCCGGGTCGCGCAGCAATCCGCCACCGACGTTTTTTTTATAAACCTTGGGTGCCGGGCAACCCATATTCAGGTCGATTCCGGCGACTGGCAATCCGGCGGTTTTAATGGCTTCGACCGTCCTTTCCAAATCCGGAAGGCTCTCGCCGATCAGTTGGGCAAAAACCGGTCGGCCTGTGCCGTGGTGAAGAATCGAATCCATGATATGCTGTTCCAGCCGCGAATGACCGTGCACACGGAAGTATTCTGTGAAAAGCAGGTCGGGCGCGCCGTATTTTCCCAGCAGCCGCATGAAGGGCAGGGTAGTGACGTCCTGCATCGGTGCCAGCGCCGTGACGGGGCGGTCGCAG
This genomic window contains:
- a CDS encoding tRNA dihydrouridine synthase, whose protein sequence is MFNLQSSMCHVPCDRPVTALAPMQDVTTLPFMRLLGKYGAPDLLFTEYFRVHGHSRLEQHIMDSILHHGTGRPVFAQLIGESLPDLERTVEAIKTAGLPVAGIDLNMGCPAPKVYKKNVGGGLLRDPAKVDEILGCLRAAVQGNFTVKMRIGFEDDRNFDAILELIEKHDVDLLSLHARTVKEAYRSEVHYEYIKRAAERVPCPVLANGNITSVAKGQRVLDETGSAGLMIGRHCIRNPWIFRQLREHFAGEPIFEPTMSDVRQYVEDLFQATSHPDRQGRFHINHLKKFLNFVGLSVDTDGQFLHDMRRAKSKEGLDEICDRHLIDGGRATELFPAEPIKGLVARPNCETARGCSL